From the genome of Methanocella sp., one region includes:
- a CDS encoding phosphotransferase family protein, whose translation MAEYREEVENYLSEVFSKPVRLVRIIPMGPEPGEKELKGFGYGKPYAVDYIVEGEMRSSVLSSMKVQKGFGHDTFADRASAILWQNMAFNTLPKHVRSLDAGFFTKYGGLRSAGEADEFFILMDRVGGLEYYRDLDRIRDTHYFQPLDIDRALALSDYLVYIHSQKNDDPVLYHRRIRDLIGSGECIMGLVDSYTADFGYYSARDFEQMEKKCVEWRWKLHDKVHRLCVVHGDFHPWNIMFRNGVDFTVLDRSRGEYGEPADDVSCMSMNYLFYSLQKYGELKGEFKDMFVKFIENYLIKSGDFDMLKYIQPFYVFRALVVASPLWYPGLKPNIRVKLFNFIDNILDADEFDYMNVNRYLKR comes from the coding sequence CGAAAATTACCTGTCGGAGGTCTTCAGCAAGCCTGTCCGGCTGGTCCGGATCATCCCGATGGGGCCGGAGCCAGGCGAAAAAGAGCTAAAAGGGTTCGGCTATGGCAAGCCGTACGCCGTAGACTACATCGTCGAGGGCGAGATGCGGTCCTCCGTTCTGTCATCGATGAAGGTCCAGAAGGGCTTCGGCCACGATACGTTCGCCGACCGTGCCTCGGCTATCCTTTGGCAGAACATGGCCTTCAACACGCTGCCGAAGCATGTAAGATCTTTAGACGCGGGCTTTTTTACTAAATACGGCGGCCTCCGGAGCGCCGGCGAGGCCGACGAGTTTTTCATCCTGATGGACCGGGTGGGCGGCCTCGAATATTACCGGGACCTGGACCGAATTCGCGATACGCATTATTTCCAGCCACTCGATATCGACCGGGCCCTGGCCCTTTCCGACTACCTCGTCTACATCCATTCCCAGAAGAACGACGACCCTGTTTTATACCACCGCCGTATCCGCGACCTGATCGGCTCCGGCGAGTGCATCATGGGCCTCGTCGACAGCTACACGGCGGACTTCGGGTACTATTCGGCGAGAGATTTCGAGCAGATGGAGAAGAAATGCGTCGAGTGGCGCTGGAAGCTTCACGATAAGGTGCACCGTCTCTGCGTCGTCCACGGCGATTTCCACCCGTGGAACATCATGTTCAGGAACGGCGTCGATTTCACGGTACTCGACCGGAGCCGCGGCGAGTACGGCGAGCCGGCGGACGACGTCTCCTGCATGAGCATGAACTATCTTTTTTATTCGCTGCAAAAGTACGGGGAGCTCAAGGGCGAATTCAAAGATATGTTCGTTAAATTCATCGAGAACTACCTTATCAAGAGCGGCGATTTCGATATGCTGAAGTATATCCAGCCCTTCTACGTATTCCGGGCGCTCGTCGTGGCAAGCCCGCTCTGGTACCCGGGCTTAAAGCCGAATATCCGGGTTAAGCTTTTCAACTTTATCGATAACATCCTTGACGCCGACGAGTTCGACTACATGAACGTCAATCGATACCTGAAGCGGTGA